One genomic window of Desulfobulbaceae bacterium includes the following:
- a CDS encoding DUF493 domain-containing protein: MIGASREYPLMRCVMEIDRENGVIVYPCQWSYRVIGQDRDGVREAVEAILSGREFLLFYSKGSTGGKYHSWNIDLVVRDEVERNELFALFKSHPAVVMVI; the protein is encoded by the coding sequence GTGATCGGCGCGAGCCGTGAATATCCCCTGATGAGGTGTGTCATGGAGATTGACCGAGAGAATGGTGTGATAGTCTATCCCTGTCAGTGGTCCTACCGGGTAATTGGACAGGACCGGGACGGGGTGCGGGAGGCTGTGGAGGCCATCCTTTCTGGTCGTGAGTTTCTTTTGTTTTATTCCAAGGGGAGCACTGGTGGTAAGTATCATAGCTGGAACATCGATCTCGTTGTTCGTGATGAGGTTGAGCGCAATGAACTGTTTGCCCTGTTTAAGAGCCATCCTGCCGTTGTCATGGTGATCTGA